In Gadus macrocephalus chromosome 4, ASM3116895v1, the following proteins share a genomic window:
- the LOC132456659 gene encoding endothelial zinc finger protein induced by tumor necrosis factor alpha-like gives MGNCILSSLAGPPPARPHSQSASPQRLGDHGPFADGAAEVVMVTDYAEVELGTTGHPPEECVEEVVTETEVVTETEVVTETEEEEEGAPTEEDPAFPDEMKQEQEEEAAASPARPHVCPDCPKRFRFASSLTAHRVVHTRERPHRCPACGRCFSFRQSLDRHRHTHETAPGTATPQSEHETAPGTATPQSEHETAPGTATPQSEHETAPGTATPQSEHETVSDGAWQRRPGRAPAPRQEVELSEHSYGSTEGLPGSVAAEGEGESQRCGGRLLSGPPLPGVPGCQDDADDGPAADLRDGRFGCPDCAKSFRFRSLLASHRRVHTGEQPFLCPACGRRFSFKQSLERHRRTHGPGPPASPAELRDPGGGRPDAGGGAFLCSRCGRSFSAKSALLRHARTHGEETPTGPSGVAPPPGEQQEALHTCDCGKSFPYRAALTAHQRVHREERPHACAHCPKRFLYRGGLTSHAKTHCDDKPFACSFCGKSFKRERNMKKHERCHTRDGVFRCSQCDKSFVYKATLTRHELTHSGERPFLCCDCGKGFYSHAELLKHERFHTGHKPFQCPFCGKRFTQSCYLTIHVRYHTGARPYACPDCDKSFMSANRLKRHQRTHTGEKPYLCPECGRGFRQSYHLKVHLGTHAYA, from the exons atgGGCAACTGCATCCTGTCCTCCCTGGCCGGCCCGCCCCCAGCCAGGCCccacagccaatcagcttcACCGCAGCGCCTCGGGGACCACGGCCCATTCGCCGACGGAGCGGCCGAGGTCGTCATGGTGACGGACTACGCCGAGGTGGAGCTCGGCACCACTGGCCACCCGCCGGAAGAGTGCGTGGAGGAGGTCGTCACGGAGACGGAGGTCGTCACGGAGACGGAGGTCGTcacggagacggaggaggaggaggagggggctccGACGGAGGAAGACCCCGCCTTCCCCGACGAGAtgaaacaggaacaggaagaggaggcggcggcgtcccCGGCCCGCCCCCACGTCTGCCCCGACTGCCCGAAGCGGTTCCGCTTCGCCTCGTCGCTCACCGCCCACCGGGTGGTGCACACCCGGGAGCGCCCCCACCGCTGCCCCGCCTGCGGCCGCTGCTTCTCCTTCCGCCAGTCGCTGGAccgccacagacacacacacgagacggCCCCCGGGACGGCCACGCCCCAAAGCGAACACGAGACGGCCCCCGGGACGGCCACGCCCCAAAGCGAACACGAGACGGCCCCCGGGACGGCCACGCCCCAAAGCGAACACGAGACGGCCCCCGGGACGGCCACGCCCCAAAGCGAACACGAGACGGTCTCAGACGGCGCCTGGCAGCGGCGGCCGGGACGCGCGCCCGCTCCACGACAGGAAGTTGAGCT CTCGGAGCACTCGTACGGTTCCACTGAGGGCCTCCCGGGTTCCGTGGCGGCCGAGGGTGAAGGTGAGTCACA ACGGTGCGGAGGGCGGCTCCTCTCAGGTCCTCCTCTTCCCGGCGTTCCCGGTTGTCAGGACGACGCGGACGACGGCCCCGCCGCCGACCTGCGGGATGGCCGCTTTGGCTGCCCCGACTGCGCCAAGAGCTTCCGCTTCCGCTCGCTGCTGGCGTCGCACCGCCGCGTCCACACGGGCGAGCAGCCCTTCCTCTGCCCGGCGTGCGGCCGCCGCTTCTCCTTCAAGCAGTCGCTGGAGCGCCACCGCCGCACGCACGGACCCGGGCCGCCCGCCTCCCCCGCCGAGCTGCGGGACCCCGGGGGGGGGCGCCCGgacgccgggggcggggccttccTCTGCTCCCGCTGCGGGCGCTCCTTCAGCGCCAAGTCGGCGCTGCTCCGGCACGCCAGGACGCACGGCGAGGAGACG CCGACGGGGCCCTCCggcgtggccccgccccccggggagcagcaggaggcgcTCCACACCTGCGACTGCGGCAAGTCGTTCCCGTACCGCGCGGCGCTCACGGCCCACCAGCGCGTGCACCGCGAGGAGCGGCCGCACGCCTGCGCCCACTGCCCCAAGCGCTTCCTGTACCGCGGCGGGCTGACGAGCCACGCCAAGACGCACTGCGACGACAAGCCCTTCGCCTGCTCCTTCTGCGGCAAGAGCTTCAAGCGCGAGCGCAACATGAAGAAGCACGAGCGCTGCCACACGCGGGACGGCGTGTTCCGCTGCTCGCAGTGCGACAAGAGCTTCGTGTACAAGGCCACGCTGACGCGCCACGAGCTGACGCACTCGGGCGAGCGCCCCTTCCTCTGCTGCGACTGCGGCAAGGGCTTCTACTCGCACGCCGAGTTGCTGAAACACGAGCGCTTCCACACGGGCCAcaagcccttccagtgccccTTCTGCGGCAAGCGCTTCACGCAGTCCTGCTACCTGACCATCCACGTGCGCTACCACACGGGGGCGCGGCCGTACGCGTGCCCCGACTGCGACAAGAGCTTCATGAGCGCCAACCGGCTGAAGAGGCACCAGCGCACGCACACCGGAGAGAAGCCCTACCTGTGCCCCGAGTGTGGACGGGGCTTCAGGCAGTCCTACCACCTCAAGGTGCACCTGGGGACGCACGCCTACGCCTAG
- the ipo8 gene encoding importin-8, whose translation MDPNRIMTALKGTIDPGLRRAAETELNQSFKIINFAPTLLQVIMSDMVEFPVRQAAAIYLKNMVSQYWQDREPAPGQVTFPFNIHENDRQQIREHIVEAVIQSPESIRAQLTMCLRAIIKHDFPGRWTGVVDKIGAYLGSNKSSSWYGSLLSLYQLVKTYEYKKPEERGPLLVAMQLFLPRVQALLSQLLPDVTAASVLIQKQILKIFHSLVQFSLPLQLINNTVMTQWMEILRAVMDRDVPLETLEVDEDDRPELVWWKCKKWALHIITRLFERYGSPGNVTKEYCEFADFFLRTYAVGIQQVLLKVVDEHRQRHYVTPQVLQQSLNYLSQGLSHSLTWKHMKPHMQTLCQEVVFPLMCYRDEDDKLWQEDPYEYIRVKFNLYDDHALPATAAQSLLSKAARKRKEVLPQMMEFCHQTLMSPTADPRRKDGALHCIGALAELLRKKRLYREQMELMLQNYVFPLLNSPLGYLRARSCWVLHCFSPLRFHDEVSLRNAVELVKQDLIADKEMPVKVEAAIALQALVSHQEEAKRYIRPYVRPVMQELLHIVKETENDDLTNVIQKMICEYNQEVAAIAVDMTQNLAEIFMRVLQSEEYEESEDKTVMALGILSTIDTILTVMEDHKEITQQLEGICLQVIGLVLQKPIIEFYEEILSLAFGLTCQSVSPQMWQLLGVLFQVFQHDCFDYFTDLMPLLHNYVTVDTDMLLSNPKHLEVIYTMCKKVLTSDAGEEAECHAAKLLEVIVLQCRGRGIDQVRPTRPEAQQGPVGPRDQRPRGQ comes from the exons ATGGACCCGAACCGGATCATGACGGCGCTGAAGGGGACCATCGACCCCGGGCTGAGGCGGGCGGCGGAGACCGAGCTCAACCAG tccttTAAGATCATCAACTTCGCGCCCACGCTGCTCCAGGTCATCATGTCGGACATGGTGGAGTTCCCCGTCCGTCAGGCCG ccGCCATCTACCTGAAGAACATGGTGAGTCAGTACTGGCAGGACCGCGAGCCTGCGCCGGGTCAGGTGACCTTCCCCTTCAACATCCACGAGAACGACCGGCAGCAGATCAGAGAGCACATTGTTGAGGCGGTCATCCAGAGTCCTGAGAGCATACG AGCCCAGCTGACGATGTGCCTTCGAGCAATCATCAAGCACGACTTCCCGGGTCGCTGGACGGGTGTGGTGGACAAGATCGGCGCCTACCTAGGCTCCAACAAGAGCAGCAGTTGGTACGGCAGCCTGCTGTCCCTGTACCAGCTGGTGAAGACCTacga gtacaAGAAGCCTGAGGAGCGGGGCCCCCTCCTGGTGGCCATGCAGCTGTTCCTGCCCCGTGTCCAGGCGCTGCTCTCCCAGCTGCTGCCCGACGTCACGGCCGCCTCCGTCCTCATCCAGAAGCAGATCCTCAAGATCTTCCACTCCCTGGTGCAg ttctccctccccctccagctcaTCAACAACACTGTGATGACTCAGTGGATGGAGATCCTCCGAGCCGTCATGGACCGGGACGTCCCGCTG GAGACCCTGGAGGTGGACGAGGACGACCGGCCCGAGCTGGTCTGGTGGAAGTGTAAGAAGTGGGCACTGCACATCATCACCCGCCTGTTTGAGAG GTACGGGAGTCCCGGGAACGTCACCAAGGAATATTGTGAGTTTGCGGACTTCTTCCTCCGGACGTACGCAGTGGGGATCCAGCAG gtgctgCTGAAGGTGGTGGATGAGCACCGTCAGCGGCACTACGTCACCCCACAGGTGCTGCAGCAGTCTCTGAACTACCTGAGCCAGGGGCTGTCCCACTCGCTCACCTGGAAACACATGAAGCCTCACATGCAG ACCCTGTGCCAGGAGGTGGTCTTCCCTCTCATGTGCTACAGAGACGAGGACGACAAGCTGTGGCAAGAGGACCCGTACGAGTACATCCGCGTCAAGTTCA ACCTGTACGACGACCACGCCCTGCCCGCCACCGCCGCCCAGAGCCTGCTGTCTAAAGCGGCCCgcaagaggaaggag GTTCTTCCTCAGATGATGGAGTTCTGCCACCAGACGCTGATGAGTCCCACTGCTGACCCCCGCAGGAAGGACGGGGCGCTGCACTGCATCGGGGCGCTGGCCGAACTCTTACGTAAG AAGCGTCTATACCGGGAGCAGATGGAGCTCATGCTCCAGAACTACGTGTTCCCACTGCTCAACTCCCCCCTGGGGTACCTCAGAGCCCGg TCCTGCTGGGTGCTGCACTGCTTCAGCCCGCTGCGTTTCCATGACGAGGTGTCGCTGAGGAACGCGGTGGAGCTGGTGAAGCAGGACCTCATCGCCGACAAGGAGATGCCCGTGAAGGTGGAGGCGGCCATCGCCCTGCAGGCGCTGGTCAGCCACCAGGAGGAAG CCAAGCGCTACATCCGGCCGTACGTGCGGCCCGTGATGCAGGAGCTGCTCCACATCGTCAAGGAGACGGAGAACGACGACCTCACCAACGTCATCCAGAAGATGATCTGCGAGTACAACCAGGAGGTGGCGGCCATCGCCGTGGACATGACGCAGAACctg gcAGAGATCTTCATGCGTGTCCTCCAGAGCGAGGAGTACGAGGAGAGCGAGGACAAGACGGTGATGGCTCTGGGCATCCTGAGCACCATCGACACCATCCTCACTGTGATGGAGGACCACAAggag ATCACCCAGCAGCTGGAGGGGATCTGTCTGCAGGTTATCGGACTGGTCCTGCAGAAGCCCATCATAG AGTTCTACGAGGAGATCCTGTCGCTGGCCTTCGGCCTCACCTGCCAGAGCGTCTCCCCCCAGATGTGGCAGCTGCTGGGCGTTCTGTTCCAGGTGTTCCAGCACGACTGCTTCGACTACTTCACCG ATCTGATGCCTCTGCTGCACAACTATGTGACGGTGGACACAGACATGCTGCTGTCCAACCCCAAACACCTCGAGGTCATCTACACCATGTGCAAGAAG gtgctgaCCAGCGATGCGGGGGAGGAGGCTGAGTGTCACGCTGCCAAGCTGCTGGAGGTCATCGTACTGCAGTGTCGCGGCCGTGGCATCGACCAGGTGAGACCCACGAGGCCGGAGGCCCAGCAGGGGCCAGTAGGGCCAAGAGACCAGAGGCCCAGAGGCCAATAA